In Desulfosediminicola ganghwensis, a single window of DNA contains:
- a CDS encoding TAXI family TRAP transporter solute-binding subunit, with the protein MKITSAIARCALVAFTATLLSTAAATAAEEKNYLLATASTGGTYYPVGVAISTLTKVKLQPTEGIGMSAINSAGSGENIKLLRDNEAQFAILQGLYGYYAWNGKGPIKNEGPQKGLRSVTMLWQNVEQFTIAADKAATGTIEDVLALKGSRMALGKKNSGTLGSNTVLLENLGMDPANDFDLVYVGYGPSADALQNGQVAGMSTPAGTPTGAVTRAIAAMGDKAKLLEFTDEQAAKADGGLGLWTEYIIKAGTYPGQEKDIKTIAQPNFLAVRADVDDEAVYKITKTIYENLAFLNAIHKATAVMQLEKAIAGLPMPLHPGAVKYFKEAGLEIPEKLIAD; encoded by the coding sequence ATGAAAATTACATCGGCGATAGCCCGTTGTGCCCTGGTAGCCTTTACTGCCACCCTGCTCTCGACTGCCGCTGCCACCGCGGCCGAAGAGAAGAACTACCTGCTCGCCACTGCCAGCACAGGCGGCACCTATTACCCTGTTGGCGTAGCCATCTCGACCCTGACCAAGGTGAAGCTACAGCCTACGGAAGGGATCGGCATGTCTGCTATCAACTCTGCAGGCTCAGGTGAAAACATCAAGCTGCTGCGGGACAATGAGGCGCAATTTGCTATTCTTCAGGGCCTCTATGGCTACTATGCCTGGAACGGCAAGGGTCCGATCAAAAACGAAGGCCCACAAAAAGGGCTGCGCTCGGTAACCATGCTCTGGCAAAATGTTGAACAATTTACCATCGCCGCCGACAAAGCCGCCACCGGAACCATCGAGGATGTTCTCGCCTTAAAAGGCAGCCGTATGGCGCTTGGCAAGAAGAACAGTGGCACCCTCGGCTCCAATACCGTCCTGCTTGAAAATCTTGGCATGGATCCAGCCAATGATTTTGACCTGGTTTATGTCGGCTACGGCCCCAGCGCCGATGCCCTGCAAAATGGTCAGGTGGCAGGAATGTCCACCCCGGCAGGAACCCCTACGGGAGCTGTAACCCGCGCCATCGCCGCCATGGGAGACAAAGCAAAGCTCCTTGAGTTCACCGATGAGCAGGCCGCAAAAGCTGACGGCGGCCTCGGACTCTGGACTGAATACATTATCAAGGCCGGCACCTATCCGGGCCAGGAAAAAGACATCAAGACCATCGCACAGCCAAACTTTCTTGCTGTCCGTGCAGATGTGGATGACGAAGCCGTCTATAAAATCACCAAGACCATTTACGAGAATCTGGCATTTTTAAACGCAATCCACAAGGCCACTGCCGTGATGCAACTTGAAAAAGCCATCGCCGGTCTGCCAATGCCCCTGCACCCCGGCGCTGTGAAATATTTCAAGGAAGCTGGTCTTGAGATCCCTGAAAAACTGATCGCCGATTAA